One genomic region from Methanocaldococcus fervens AG86 encodes:
- a CDS encoding ornithine cyclodeaminase — MFMREIELRGHIIDSLILPRVFDKILDMGGDYKVLEFEIGKRKTDPSYAKILVIGKDERHVDEILSELRDLGAEIPEIEEVELQPAEKDMVLPEGFYSTTNHKTFIKFKGKWIEVENQKMDGAIVVYPDEMRAEVKTIRNIKKGDLVVVGHKGVRVIPPEKPRESGGLFEFMKSDASSEKPKETIIRKIAKEMYEVREKYRKTGNGGIVVVAGPAVIHTGAGWALAKLIRMGYVQALFAGNALATHDIESVLYGTSLGVDLKTGKSVPGGHSHHLRAINTIMRAGSIKNAVEQGILKEGVMYECIKNNVPYVLAGSIRDDGPLPDVITDVVKAQEMMRELLKGKDMVLMLSTMLHSIATGNLLPSWVKTICVDINQAVVTKLMDRGTSQALGIVTDVGVFLPMLVEELEKLEKENKKDEGRE, encoded by the coding sequence ATGTTTATGAGAGAAATTGAATTAAGAGGACATATTATAGATAGCCTAATCTTACCAAGGGTTTTTGATAAAATCTTAGATATGGGTGGGGATTACAAAGTTTTAGAGTTTGAAATTGGGAAAAGGAAGACAGATCCAAGTTATGCAAAGATTTTGGTTATTGGAAAAGATGAGAGGCATGTAGATGAAATATTATCTGAGTTGAGAGACTTAGGGGCTGAGATTCCTGAGATTGAAGAGGTTGAACTACAGCCAGCAGAGAAAGATATGGTTCTACCAGAAGGGTTTTATTCAACAACAAACCATAAAACCTTTATTAAATTTAAAGGTAAGTGGATAGAAGTGGAGAATCAAAAAATGGATGGAGCTATTGTTGTCTACCCAGATGAAATGAGGGCAGAGGTAAAAACAATTAGAAATATCAAAAAAGGAGATTTAGTTGTTGTAGGGCATAAAGGAGTTAGAGTTATTCCACCAGAAAAACCAAGGGAATCTGGGGGATTATTTGAGTTTATGAAATCTGATGCTTCATCAGAAAAGCCAAAGGAAACAATTATTAGAAAAATAGCTAAAGAAATGTATGAAGTTAGGGAGAAATATAGAAAGACTGGGAATGGAGGAATTGTTGTTGTTGCAGGTCCTGCTGTAATTCACACAGGAGCTGGGTGGGCTTTAGCTAAGCTCATCAGAATGGGTTATGTTCAGGCATTATTTGCTGGAAACGCATTAGCTACTCACGATATAGAGAGTGTTTTGTATGGAACATCATTGGGAGTTGATTTAAAAACTGGAAAGAGTGTTCCAGGGGGGCACAGCCATCATTTAAGGGCTATAAATACAATAATGAGGGCAGGAAGTATAAAAAATGCTGTAGAGCAGGGGATTTTAAAGGAAGGGGTTATGTATGAGTGTATAAAAAACAATGTGCCTTATGTATTAGCTGGAAGTATAAGAGATGACGGTCCTTTACCAGATGTTATTACAGACGTTGTTAAAGCTCAGGAAATGATGAGAGAGCTTTTAAAAGGAAAAGACATGGTTTTAATGCTCTCCACTATGCTACACTCAATAGCTACAGGTAATTTACTACCTTCGTGGGTTAAAACAATCTGCGTTGATATAAATCAGGCGGTTGTAACAAAGTTAATGGATAGAGGAACTTCTCAGGCTTTAGGTATAGTTACAGACGTTGGAGTTTTCCTACCAATGTTGGTTGAGGAGTTGGAAAAATTGGAGAAAGAGAATAAAAAAGATGAGGGAAGAGAATGA
- a CDS encoding pyridoxal phosphate-dependent aminotransferase has translation MRNPIIDVGAKELSYEIREIVDIAKKVEEFGVNITWENIGDPVAKGEKIPDWIKDIIAEIVKNDCSYAYCPTKGLLETREFLAEQTNKRGGAQITAEDIIFFNGLGDAIAKIYGLLKRQVRVINPSPSYSTHSSAEASHAGSPPVTYFLDPYNYWYPDIDDLEKRIKYNPAVSGILIINPDNPTGAVYPKKILNEIVDLANEYDLFIICDEIYCNLVYNGKKQHLLCEVIDDVCGLSLKGISKEIPWPGARCGWIEVYNADKDEEFKKYVESIYKAKLIEVCSTTLPQMAIPRIMGHRNYKKYLNERNKFFEKRSNTAYKKLKDLEGVVANKANGAFYMSVVFEDSYLNGNNSIKIENDKLKEFIDNQIKNATIDKKFVYYLLASTGICVVPLTSFCSQLNGFRVTLLERDDNKFEWIFDTLAEKIEEFLH, from the coding sequence ATGAGGAATCCCATAATAGATGTAGGAGCTAAGGAATTGAGCTATGAGATTAGAGAGATTGTTGATATTGCTAAAAAGGTAGAAGAGTTTGGAGTAAACATTACATGGGAAAACATAGGAGACCCAGTAGCTAAGGGAGAAAAAATTCCAGATTGGATCAAGGATATTATAGCTGAGATTGTTAAAAACGACTGTTCTTATGCTTACTGCCCTACTAAAGGTTTGTTAGAAACACGAGAGTTTTTAGCTGAGCAAACAAATAAAAGAGGAGGTGCTCAAATAACAGCTGAGGATATCATATTTTTTAATGGATTGGGAGATGCCATAGCAAAGATTTATGGTTTGTTGAAAAGGCAAGTTAGAGTTATAAATCCATCTCCTTCCTACTCAACTCATTCTTCTGCAGAGGCATCTCATGCAGGTTCCCCACCAGTAACATACTTTTTAGATCCTTACAACTATTGGTATCCAGATATTGATGATTTGGAGAAGAGGATTAAATATAATCCAGCAGTTAGCGGAATTCTAATAATAAATCCCGACAACCCTACAGGAGCTGTTTATCCAAAAAAGATATTGAATGAGATCGTTGATTTAGCTAATGAATACGATTTGTTCATTATTTGTGATGAAATATATTGCAATTTAGTTTACAATGGAAAGAAACAGCATTTACTTTGTGAGGTAATAGATGACGTTTGTGGTTTATCGTTGAAAGGAATATCTAAAGAAATTCCATGGCCTGGGGCAAGATGTGGATGGATTGAAGTTTATAACGCTGATAAGGATGAAGAATTTAAAAAATATGTTGAAAGCATTTACAAAGCCAAGTTGATAGAAGTTTGCTCCACCACTTTGCCTCAAATGGCTATTCCAAGAATTATGGGGCATAGAAATTATAAAAAATACTTAAATGAGAGGAATAAGTTTTTTGAAAAGAGGTCTAACACTGCCTACAAAAAATTAAAGGATTTGGAGGGAGTTGTAGCAAATAAAGCCAATGGAGCATTTTATATGTCTGTTGTGTTTGAAGACAGTTATTTGAATGGAAATAACTCAATAAAAATTGAAAATGATAAATTGAAAGAATTTATAGATAACCAAATAAAAAATGCAACTATCGACAAGAAGTTTGTTTATTACTTATTAGCTTCAACTGGAATTTGTGTAGTGCCTTTAACATCATTCTGCTCCCAACTTAACGGGTTTAGGGTTACCTTATTGGAAAGAGATGATAATAAATTTGAATGGATATTCGATACATTAGCTGAAAAAATAGAGGAATTTTTGCATTAA
- the ttuA gene encoding tRNA-5-methyluridine(54) 2-sulfurtransferase, producing MAKCKFCDKENYIKLKSPNMYLCKEYFVEYFENRVKKSIEKYKMLNKDEKILVAVSGGKDGHAAAWVLKKLGYNIELFHINLGIKDFSEISLETVKKLAEKLEVPLHVVNLKDITGKTMEDVRGKKCSICGTTKRYLMNKFGYENGFDVIVTGHNLDDEVSFILNNILNWNIRYLAKHEPVLPAHDKFLKKVKIFFEIEEELILKYAEAEGIPFTTAKCRFAEKAITLKHRAYFNELEKERPNIKYQFLSGYMKNRHLFKVEDENFQFRECEVCGMTSAGRICSFCRVWKLYKKKK from the coding sequence ATGGCTAAGTGTAAATTTTGTGATAAAGAAAACTACATAAAATTAAAATCACCAAACATGTATTTGTGTAAAGAGTATTTTGTTGAATACTTTGAAAATAGGGTTAAAAAATCTATAGAAAAATATAAAATGCTAAATAAGGATGAGAAGATTTTAGTAGCAGTCTCTGGTGGGAAGGATGGGCATGCAGCAGCATGGGTTTTAAAAAAACTTGGGTATAATATTGAGTTATTCCACATAAATTTGGGAATTAAGGATTTTTCTGAAATTTCTTTAGAAACTGTTAAAAAATTGGCTGAAAAGTTAGAAGTTCCTTTGCATGTAGTTAATTTAAAGGATATTACTGGAAAGACTATGGAAGATGTTAGAGGAAAGAAATGCTCCATCTGTGGAACAACTAAGAGGTATTTAATGAACAAATTTGGTTATGAAAATGGATTTGACGTAATAGTTACGGGGCATAATTTAGATGATGAAGTTTCTTTTATCCTAAACAATATTTTAAATTGGAATATTAGATACTTGGCTAAGCATGAGCCGGTTCTTCCAGCACACGATAAATTTTTAAAAAAGGTTAAAATATTCTTTGAGATTGAGGAGGAGTTAATTTTAAAGTATGCTGAGGCAGAGGGGATACCATTTACAACTGCTAAATGTAGATTTGCAGAGAAGGCAATAACTTTAAAGCATAGGGCTTATTTCAATGAGTTAGAGAAAGAGAGGCCAAATATTAAATATCAATTCCTATCTGGATATATGAAAAATAGGCATCTATTTAAAGTTGAGGATGAGAATTTCCAATTTAGGGAGTGTGAAGTTTGTGGAATGACATCTGCTGGAAGAATTTGCTCATTCTGTAGAGTTTGGAAGCTTTATAAGAAAAAGAAATGA
- a CDS encoding TrmJ/YjtD family RNA methyltransferase, protein MISVVLVNPKYSGNVGSIARVMMNFGFEELRIVGDKSIINNEAYMMAVHAREILDNAKFYNSFDEAIKDLDFVIATSGARGGDRNLKRVPITPKELADKILEVKGKIGIVFGREDDGLRNEDIDKCDLLVSIPTSEKYPIMNLSHAVAVILYEIYAKKVENKFLDINMREASKEDKELLIKKFNEFIDRNKKIPEHKKELCKIIFKRLVNRAFISGKEAWTLMSAFK, encoded by the coding sequence ATGATTTCTGTCGTTTTAGTTAATCCAAAATACAGTGGAAATGTTGGTAGTATAGCAAGGGTTATGATGAATTTTGGATTTGAAGAGCTTAGAATAGTTGGAGATAAAAGTATAATAAATAATGAGGCTTATATGATGGCGGTTCATGCAAGAGAAATTTTAGATAATGCCAAATTTTATAATAGCTTTGATGAAGCTATAAAGGATTTAGATTTTGTTATAGCCACTTCAGGAGCAAGAGGTGGTGATAGGAATTTAAAAAGAGTCCCAATAACGCCAAAGGAATTGGCAGATAAAATATTAGAAGTTAAAGGAAAAATAGGCATTGTTTTTGGTAGAGAGGATGATGGTCTGAGAAATGAGGATATAGATAAATGTGATTTATTGGTTTCTATACCAACATCTGAGAAATACCCTATTATGAACCTTTCTCATGCTGTTGCAGTTATTTTATATGAAATATATGCAAAAAAGGTTGAAAATAAATTTTTAGATATTAATATGAGGGAAGCATCAAAAGAAGATAAAGAGCTTTTAATAAAAAAGTTTAACGAATTTATTGACAGAAATAAAAAAATTCCTGAGCATAAAAAAGAACTCTGCAAGATTATATTTAAGAGATTAGTTAATAGAGCTTTTATAAGTGGGAAAGAGGCATGGACTTTGATGAGTGCATTTAAATAA
- a CDS encoding MBL fold metallo-hydrolase has translation MILKLNGYGYSSNSYLIVGKKNMLVDPGASGTFNILMEELERNKIKNIDLIINTHCHYDHSSADYLVEEYFNCPTLIEDKEVKHLKNGDEVTVSALFGAKLNPPKEIISLSEIEEELKDYGLEVIRTPGHTYGSISIIYENNLITGDTIFAYGVGRWDLPTGNVIELRNSINMLERIANERNVDRLYPGHGDIGDRMAFSYAKLFI, from the coding sequence ATGATTTTAAAGCTTAATGGATATGGTTATAGCTCAAACTCCTATCTAATAGTTGGGAAGAAAAATATGTTAGTGGATCCTGGAGCTTCTGGGACGTTTAACATATTAATGGAGGAATTAGAAAGGAATAAGATAAAAAATATTGATTTAATAATAAACACTCACTGCCATTACGACCACTCATCGGCAGATTATTTGGTTGAGGAGTATTTTAACTGTCCAACCCTAATTGAGGATAAAGAAGTTAAGCATTTAAAGAATGGGGATGAGGTTACAGTATCGGCATTGTTTGGAGCTAAGCTAAACCCGCCAAAGGAGATAATTTCACTCTCAGAAATTGAGGAAGAGCTAAAAGATTATGGTTTAGAGGTTATAAGAACTCCTGGACATACTTATGGTTCTATTTCAATAATCTATGAAAATAATTTGATAACTGGAGATACAATCTTTGCCTATGGGGTTGGTAGGTGGGATTTACCTACAGGAAATGTTATAGAGCTGAGAAATTCAATAAATATGTTGGAGAGAATAGCAAATGAGAGAAATGTAGATAGATTATACCCTGGACATGGAGATATTGGAGATAGAATGGCTTTTAGCTATGCAAAACTCTTTATATAA
- the cofC gene encoding 2-phospho-L-lactate guanylyltransferase: MKVIIPVSPINSLKTRLSEFLSSEERKNLLLNMLRDIKKALEGLDVVVVSRDDEILDFAKYELKAEIVKEKYKGLNNAIKQAFDEIDDEEVIIIPADIPLIKKKHIEDILKLSKDYDLIIASSRGGGTNLLYLKSKNLIELRYEGFSFLKHLEEAEKRNLRYYIYDSFLISVDINTPEDLGEIFIHGDNTYTKNYLKGLGIEVEPKHSSAGRFVVKRR, encoded by the coding sequence ATGAAAGTAATAATCCCAGTATCACCAATAAACTCATTAAAAACGAGGTTATCAGAATTTTTAAGCAGTGAAGAGAGGAAGAATTTACTGTTAAATATGCTTAGGGATATAAAAAAAGCTTTAGAAGGATTGGATGTTGTTGTTGTGAGTAGAGATGATGAGATATTAGATTTTGCCAAATATGAATTAAAGGCAGAAATTGTTAAGGAAAAATACAAAGGGCTTAATAATGCAATAAAACAGGCGTTTGATGAAATAGATGATGAAGAAGTTATCATCATTCCAGCAGATATTCCATTAATTAAGAAGAAACATATTGAGGATATTTTAAAGCTTTCTAAGGATTATGATTTGATTATTGCCTCTTCAAGAGGAGGAGGAACTAATCTATTATATTTAAAGTCAAAAAATTTGATTGAATTGAGATATGAGGGATTTAGTTTTTTAAAACACTTAGAAGAGGCAGAGAAGAGAAATTTGAGGTATTATATTTACGATTCGTTTTTAATTTCTGTTGATATCAATACACCAGAAGATTTAGGAGAGATATTTATTCATGGAGACAATACATATACAAAAAACTATCTAAAGGGCTTAGGTATTGAGGTAGAGCCAAAGCACTCATCAGCTGGAAGATTTGTAGTAAAGAGGAGATAA
- a CDS encoding molybdopterin biosynthesis protein — MVRYLTLHSIEEVKSIINEHLEKLKNEVEEVDLFNAVGRVLTEDIFSNVDVPPYDRAKMDGYAVKAEDTYEADEDNPVELKIIGSLKAGEVKDLEINNGECVEIATGAMIPKGANAVVMVEYTEREGDKVKIYKAVPPMENIQFTGSDIMAGELVLRKNTKLTPRDVGVLAAIGKSRVKVYKKLKFGIISTGNELISPEEPLEFGKIYDINSYALASYIKNLGYDFEFFGIAKDDKEDLKEKIKKALKCDIILLSGGTSAGVGDLTETAIKELGGEILVHGIKIKPGKPTIVGKIKDKLVVGLPGYPTSCLTIFDVFFGDEKNVVKAMFPQRYISAKGRVEYLPVILVKHKNGYSAYPITKGSGAITSLSEADGYIVIEENKEILENEEVEVHLFGDVKVGLNIIGSHCIGVDIILKEAKLLAKTINVGSLGGLLEIKRGEADIAGIHLLDEKTNTYNIPFLERYMVKDALLIRGYIREQGFMFRKELEFNSIEDIVKNIYNLEFINRNKGSGTRILFDKFLKDNKINPKDIKGYNIEAKTHSAVAAAVVMKKADIGLGIRNVAEQYGLEFIPLADEHYDFLIRKERFNDEDVQKFIDALKKAKLPFKKPENCGDVIWES; from the coding sequence ATGGTTAGATATTTGACATTACACAGCATTGAGGAAGTAAAATCAATAATAAATGAGCATTTGGAAAAATTAAAAAATGAAGTTGAAGAAGTTGATTTATTTAATGCAGTTGGAAGGGTTTTAACTGAGGATATTTTTTCTAACGTAGATGTTCCACCTTACGATAGGGCGAAGATGGATGGCTATGCAGTTAAAGCAGAAGACACCTATGAGGCAGATGAAGATAATCCAGTAGAGCTAAAAATTATAGGTAGCTTAAAAGCTGGTGAGGTTAAAGATTTGGAAATAAATAATGGAGAATGTGTAGAGATAGCCACTGGGGCGATGATTCCAAAAGGAGCTAACGCTGTAGTGATGGTTGAATACACTGAAAGAGAAGGAGATAAAGTTAAGATATACAAAGCCGTTCCTCCAATGGAGAATATTCAATTCACTGGCTCAGATATAATGGCTGGAGAACTCGTTTTGAGAAAAAATACAAAATTAACTCCAAGGGATGTTGGGGTTTTAGCTGCAATTGGGAAGAGTAGAGTTAAGGTCTATAAAAAGTTAAAATTTGGAATAATATCTACTGGAAATGAGCTTATAAGCCCAGAAGAGCCATTGGAATTTGGAAAAATATATGATATAAATTCCTATGCTTTAGCTTCATATATAAAAAATCTCGGCTACGATTTTGAATTCTTTGGAATAGCTAAAGATGATAAAGAGGATTTGAAGGAAAAGATTAAAAAGGCTTTAAAATGCGATATAATTTTGTTAAGTGGAGGTACTTCTGCAGGTGTTGGGGATTTAACTGAAACTGCAATAAAAGAGCTCGGTGGGGAAATCTTAGTTCATGGAATAAAGATAAAGCCAGGAAAACCAACAATAGTTGGAAAAATAAAAGATAAATTAGTTGTAGGATTGCCAGGTTATCCAACCTCCTGCTTAACAATATTTGATGTGTTCTTTGGAGATGAAAAAAATGTTGTAAAGGCAATGTTTCCGCAGAGGTATATTTCAGCTAAAGGAAGGGTAGAGTATTTGCCAGTTATTTTGGTTAAGCATAAAAATGGCTATTCTGCCTATCCAATAACTAAAGGGAGTGGGGCTATAACCTCTTTATCAGAGGCAGATGGATATATAGTTATTGAAGAAAATAAGGAAATTTTAGAAAATGAAGAGGTGGAGGTTCATTTATTTGGAGATGTTAAAGTTGGATTAAATATTATTGGTAGCCATTGCATTGGTGTGGATATAATTTTAAAAGAGGCCAAATTGTTGGCAAAAACTATAAATGTTGGTTCTTTAGGTGGATTATTGGAAATAAAAAGAGGAGAGGCAGATATTGCAGGAATACACTTATTGGATGAGAAAACAAACACCTACAATATTCCATTTTTAGAAAGATATATGGTTAAAGACGCTTTATTAATTAGAGGTTATATTAGAGAGCAAGGATTTATGTTTAGGAAGGAATTGGAGTTCAATTCAATTGAAGATATTGTAAAAAATATTTATAACTTGGAGTTCATAAATAGAAATAAAGGCTCTGGAACGAGGATACTGTTTGATAAATTCTTAAAGGATAATAAGATTAATCCAAAAGACATTAAAGGCTATAACATAGAGGCAAAGACACACTCAGCAGTTGCTGCAGCTGTAGTGATGAAAAAGGCAGATATTGGTTTAGGGATAAGGAATGTTGCAGAGCAGTATGGTTTAGAATTTATCCCATTGGCCGATGAACATTATGATTTTTTAATTAGAAAGGAGAGATTTAATGATGAGGATGTCCAAAAGTTTATTGACGCATTAAAAAAGGCTAAATTGCCGTTTAAAAAGCCTGAAAACTGTGGGGATGTTATATGGGAAAGTTAA